In Halalkalicoccus sp. CG83, a single genomic region encodes these proteins:
- a CDS encoding helix-turn-helix domain-containing protein, whose translation MSVIAELQIAGSEFALGRTLEAVSGTAIELENMVPMGESPVPFFWVHNSDCEEIEANLSNQETVQKITEIDNLNGRTLYALEWTIDQDELFRGIQEQHAQVLGATGTIVDWEFELRFPSHEALSDFQRYCKQEQIEISVRRIYNPTKPGTGPWFGLTPMQRETLLLATEMGYYNIPRECSTIDLAERLEISDQAVTERLRRAIVTLVSNTLHEEQTTPIQDVNESQT comes from the coding sequence ATGAGTGTTATTGCAGAATTACAGATCGCTGGCAGCGAGTTTGCGTTAGGCCGAACCTTAGAGGCAGTCTCGGGAACCGCAATCGAACTCGAAAATATGGTTCCGATGGGCGAATCGCCCGTTCCGTTTTTCTGGGTCCATAACTCTGATTGTGAGGAGATCGAAGCCAATCTCTCGAATCAAGAGACCGTTCAGAAGATCACCGAGATCGATAACCTGAATGGACGGACGCTGTATGCCTTAGAGTGGACGATCGACCAGGACGAACTGTTTCGAGGAATTCAGGAGCAGCATGCGCAAGTTCTCGGGGCGACAGGAACGATCGTTGACTGGGAGTTTGAACTCAGATTTCCCTCGCATGAGGCACTCTCGGATTTTCAGCGCTACTGTAAGCAAGAACAGATTGAGATCTCCGTTCGTCGTATCTACAACCCGACCAAACCAGGGACTGGTCCCTGGTTCGGGTTAACCCCTATGCAACGCGAAACGCTCCTGCTGGCGACTGAGATGGGCTACTATAATATTCCTCGAGAGTGTTCAACGATCGATCTCGCAGAGCGGTTAGAGATCTCTGATCAGGCAGTGACGGAACGTTTGCGCCGGGCGATTGTCACGTTAGTCTCAAACACGCTTCACGAGGAGCAGACGACACCGATACAGGACGTCAATGAAAGTCAAACATGA
- a CDS encoding ferritin-like domain-containing protein, with product MPPTEFVTEGEFEDDVDILNYARLLEFLEADFYRQALENMSERDLVCSEPIRSFGDPIQDRVYGDLQTILEHEETHYEVLGATIEELGGEPIDEPEFEFGAAVEEPTEFLATAALLEDTGVGAYAGAAPSIQNAELVPPALSIHSVEARHASFLRVLSGEIGFPAAFDQPLSRAEVEEAATQFIVQ from the coding sequence ATGCCACCAACTGAATTCGTCACTGAAGGCGAGTTCGAGGACGACGTCGACATCCTCAACTACGCACGTCTCCTCGAGTTCCTCGAAGCCGACTTCTACCGCCAGGCGCTCGAGAACATGAGCGAGCGAGACCTCGTCTGCTCGGAGCCCATCCGATCGTTCGGCGATCCGATCCAGGATCGGGTTTACGGCGATCTCCAGACGATTCTGGAACACGAGGAGACCCACTACGAGGTCCTCGGGGCGACGATCGAGGAGCTCGGTGGGGAACCGATCGACGAACCGGAGTTCGAGTTCGGCGCAGCCGTCGAAGAACCGACGGAGTTCCTCGCCACCGCAGCGCTGCTCGAGGACACCGGCGTCGGCGCGTACGCCGGCGCGGCCCCCTCGATTCAGAACGCAGAGCTCGTCCCGCCGGCACTCAGCATCCACAGCGTCGAGGCTCGGCACGCGTCGTTCCTGCGCGTTCTCAGTGGGGAGATCGGCTTCCCGGCGGCGTTCGATCAGCCGCTCTCACGAGCGGAAGTCGAAGAGGCTGCCACTCAGTTCATCGTCCAGTAA
- a CDS encoding YihY/virulence factor BrkB family protein — protein sequence MQTEDYSPVSSRHLDQLYARIAHVKAVLEEVIRLATVIELPFLAASIAYYAFATLIPFFIVTFIVISAIGGDDLAIQIITITQEFLTPTSQELIRDAVTSTEGRLGVIAGAIFLFIWSVFRLLRGLDIAFSVVYETETYLPVLAQITTAVMLFVALLVAGSGLVGISILFAVLPDVPLLGVTSIVGILVVLILVFLPVYYLLPDIDHSVAEALPGAIITAVGWVLLNTGFGLYAANAGRYELYGVLGGVLLLLTWFYIGSMILLIGAVVNAVLYSRSTDTSL from the coding sequence ATGCAAACGGAGGACTACAGTCCAGTGAGTTCACGCCATCTCGATCAACTCTACGCTCGGATTGCCCACGTCAAGGCGGTGCTTGAAGAGGTGATCCGCCTTGCAACAGTCATAGAATTACCATTTCTCGCCGCAAGTATCGCATACTACGCGTTCGCTACGCTCATTCCTTTCTTCATTGTTACGTTTATCGTTATCTCTGCTATCGGTGGCGATGACCTCGCAATCCAGATCATTACCATCACCCAAGAATTTCTGACACCAACCAGTCAAGAACTCATTCGTGACGCCGTTACGAGCACAGAGGGGCGATTGGGTGTCATTGCCGGAGCGATCTTCCTTTTCATCTGGAGCGTGTTTCGACTCCTCAGAGGCCTTGACATCGCATTTTCCGTCGTCTATGAGACAGAGACATACCTCCCAGTTCTCGCTCAGATTACAACCGCTGTAATGTTATTCGTTGCACTGTTAGTCGCTGGAAGCGGATTAGTTGGAATCAGTATCTTATTTGCAGTACTTCCAGATGTACCCTTACTCGGTGTAACGAGTATAGTAGGCATACTAGTCGTTCTGATCTTGGTGTTCTTGCCGGTTTACTACTTACTCCCGGATATCGATCATTCGGTAGCCGAAGCGCTCCCTGGAGCGATCATTACAGCAGTCGGTTGGGTACTCTTGAATACTGGGTTCGGGCTCTATGCGGCGAATGCAGGCCGATACGAGCTATATGGTGTACTTGGTGGTGTATTGCTCTTACTTACCTGGTTCTATATTGGGAGTATGATACTCTTGATCGGTGCCGTAGTGAATGCCGTACTCTATAGCCGATCAACGGATACCTCTCTCTAA
- a CDS encoding helix-turn-helix domain-containing protein: MQYDTLFQALKQGYFNIPREVDTAELAAQYGISDQAVTERLRRGMTNVFTHIFVFADDDDDDAL; the protein is encoded by the coding sequence GTGCAATATGACACGCTTTTCCAGGCACTCAAGCAAGGCTATTTCAACATTCCTCGAGAGGTAGATACCGCCGAGTTAGCCGCCCAGTACGGCATCTCCGATCAGGCAGTTACTGAACGGCTTCGACGTGGCATGACCAACGTGTTTACGCATATCTTTGTTTTTGCTGACGACGATGACGACGACGCTCTCTGA